A genomic stretch from Geothermobacter hydrogeniphilus includes:
- the pheT gene encoding phenylalanine--tRNA ligase subunit beta, producing the protein MIVTLSWLKEFVDIPLPPEDLAHRLTMAGLEVEAVDYLGADLDSVVVARLVSVEKHPEADRLTLCQVDNGSNTVQVVCGATNHRTGDLVAFAQVGSVLPGDFKIKKSKIRGLVSMGMLCSEKELGLSEESDGIMILPAGLTPGTPVFEALDLKDVRFEIGLTPNRPDCLSVLGVAREIAAMTGSTLRVPQPQVVEAGTSVAEQTSVTIEEPDHCPRYLARLVRGVKIGPSPAWLVRRLEAIGQRSVNNVVDVTNLVMMELGQPMHAFDFNLLREGRIVVRKAGDGDPFTTLDEQRRRLAADDLMICDGVGPVALAGIMGGQNSEIQEHTVDVLLESAYFAPSTIRRTSKRLGIHTESSHRFERGTDVNMAPVALERAAALIKDVAGGQVCPGVIDAYPNPPEPCRIRLTREKTCATLGVALDLETISGLLRGIGIEVENDTSTADQALLCKVPSFRPDLERDIDLVEEVARLNGYDAIPATMPESRAMITMPQPHQLLVRRLRDRMVAAGFCEIVNYSFISPAAFDQIALSPDDRRRHPVKILNPLTEEQSVMRTTLVPSVLDTVARNFSYRSLDQRLFELRPVFQRTDDGSLEPTMLTAVMTGRREPIGWANSQESVDFYDLKGVAEQVLSGFGDADLEWQIDAGENYFHPGKSCRILTAGRLLGRIGEVHPMVARSYDFEAPVFLLEIFVDTLQELDLPQARFEQLSRFPDSFRDTAVLVDEDVPAENILRVIRKGSSRFVEEVRLFDLYRGKGVPEGKKSIAFRVRYRSSEKTFTDEEISKAHARIVRLLEKEVGAELR; encoded by the coding sequence ATGATCGTCACCCTGAGCTGGCTCAAAGAGTTTGTCGATATTCCTCTTCCCCCTGAAGATCTCGCGCACCGTCTGACAATGGCCGGACTCGAAGTCGAGGCCGTTGACTACCTCGGGGCCGATCTTGATTCCGTGGTGGTGGCACGCCTGGTTTCCGTGGAAAAACATCCTGAAGCGGATCGACTGACTCTCTGTCAGGTTGATAACGGCAGCAATACGGTTCAGGTTGTCTGCGGCGCCACCAACCACAGGACCGGCGACCTGGTTGCTTTCGCCCAGGTCGGCAGCGTGCTTCCCGGCGACTTCAAGATCAAGAAGTCAAAAATCCGTGGGCTGGTTTCGATGGGCATGCTCTGCTCCGAAAAGGAACTGGGACTGTCCGAAGAGTCGGACGGCATCATGATCCTTCCTGCCGGACTGACTCCCGGCACACCGGTCTTTGAAGCCCTTGATCTCAAGGATGTCCGCTTTGAAATCGGCCTGACACCGAATCGTCCCGACTGCCTCAGCGTGCTCGGCGTGGCCCGTGAAATTGCTGCCATGACCGGGAGTACGCTGCGCGTCCCTCAACCGCAGGTTGTCGAGGCGGGAACGTCGGTTGCCGAGCAGACCAGCGTCACCATCGAAGAACCGGACCATTGTCCCCGCTATCTGGCGCGGCTTGTCCGGGGGGTCAAGATAGGACCGTCCCCTGCCTGGCTGGTACGTCGTCTTGAAGCGATCGGGCAACGATCGGTCAATAACGTGGTCGACGTGACCAACCTGGTGATGATGGAACTCGGTCAGCCGATGCATGCCTTCGACTTCAACCTGTTGCGCGAGGGGCGAATTGTTGTCAGGAAGGCTGGCGATGGTGATCCTTTCACCACCCTCGATGAACAGCGGCGCCGGCTCGCCGCCGACGACCTGATGATTTGTGACGGCGTCGGTCCCGTCGCCCTGGCCGGGATCATGGGGGGGCAGAATTCGGAAATCCAGGAACATACCGTTGATGTGCTGCTGGAGAGTGCCTACTTTGCCCCCAGCACCATTCGTCGCACCAGCAAGCGCCTGGGGATTCACACTGAATCCTCGCATCGTTTCGAGCGGGGAACGGATGTCAATATGGCACCCGTGGCTCTTGAGCGGGCGGCGGCCCTGATAAAAGACGTGGCCGGCGGGCAGGTCTGTCCCGGTGTCATCGACGCCTATCCGAATCCGCCTGAGCCCTGTCGGATCAGGCTCACGCGGGAAAAAACCTGTGCGACCCTCGGCGTTGCTCTTGATCTCGAAACCATAAGCGGCCTGTTGCGCGGGATCGGTATTGAGGTGGAAAACGACACCTCCACTGCGGACCAGGCCCTGCTCTGCAAAGTGCCGAGTTTCCGCCCGGATCTTGAGCGCGATATCGACCTGGTTGAGGAGGTGGCGCGCCTGAACGGCTATGATGCCATTCCCGCGACCATGCCCGAAAGTCGCGCCATGATCACCATGCCGCAACCACACCAGTTGCTGGTTCGTCGTCTGCGGGACCGGATGGTTGCCGCCGGTTTTTGCGAGATTGTCAACTACTCCTTCATTTCCCCGGCGGCTTTTGATCAAATCGCCCTGTCGCCTGATGATCGGCGACGTCATCCAGTGAAGATTCTCAATCCTCTGACCGAGGAACAATCGGTCATGCGCACTACGCTGGTACCGAGTGTGCTGGATACCGTTGCGAGAAATTTTTCCTATCGTTCCCTCGACCAGCGATTGTTTGAACTTCGACCGGTGTTCCAGCGGACCGATGATGGTTCACTGGAACCCACGATGCTTACTGCCGTCATGACGGGGCGTCGCGAACCGATCGGCTGGGCGAACAGCCAGGAAAGTGTCGATTTTTACGATCTCAAAGGTGTTGCCGAACAGGTGTTGAGCGGATTCGGCGATGCTGATCTCGAATGGCAGATTGATGCCGGTGAAAATTACTTTCATCCGGGCAAGTCATGTCGGATATTGACCGCGGGGAGGCTCCTTGGCCGCATAGGGGAAGTGCACCCCATGGTTGCGAGAAGTTATGACTTTGAAGCCCCGGTTTTTCTGCTGGAAATCTTCGTCGACACACTTCAGGAGCTGGATCTGCCGCAGGCTCGTTTCGAACAACTGTCCCGTTTTCCCGACAGCTTCCGCGATACCGCTGTGCTGGTTGATGAGGATGTCCCGGCCGAGAATATCCTGCGTGTTATCAGAAAGGGCAGCAGCCGTTTTGTTGAAGAGGTCCGACTGTTCGATCTCTACCGCGGCAAGGGCGTTCCGGAGGGCAAGAAGAGCATCGCTTTCCGGGTCCGCTACCGTTCTTCCGAAAAGACCTTCACCGATGAAGAAATAAGTAAAGCTCATGCCAGGATCGTGCGACTGTTGGAAAAAGAGGTCGGTGCTGAACTTCGGTAA
- a CDS encoding MerR family transcriptional regulator — protein MAIEIPDKLYFKIGEVAELTGVKPHVLRYWESEFGGFRPQKSRSNQRLYRQKDVELVLRLKDLLYNQGFTIAGARRKLREPAASPDDQLALPLKPTVDPMLLKEVRADLLRLRRRLVEAPDP, from the coding sequence ATGGCAATCGAAATCCCTGACAAACTCTATTTCAAAATAGGCGAGGTCGCTGAACTGACCGGCGTCAAGCCCCATGTGCTACGTTACTGGGAGTCGGAGTTCGGCGGATTTCGTCCCCAGAAAAGCAGGTCCAATCAGCGGCTTTATCGGCAGAAGGATGTTGAGCTGGTGTTGCGGCTGAAGGACCTGCTGTACAACCAGGGGTTCACCATCGCCGGCGCCAGAAGAAAATTACGCGAGCCAGCTGCGTCGCCGGACGATCAGCTGGCTTTGCCGTTGAAACCGACCGTCGACCCCATGCTGCTTAAAGAAGTACGAGCCGACCTGTTGCGGTTGCGGCGCCGGTTGGTCGAAGCACCCGATCCTTGA
- the surE gene encoding 5'/3'-nucleotidase SurE, with product MFILITNDDGIQSPGIICLADELSTLGEIVVVAPDRERSAVGHALTLHAPLRADEIRSGWYAVDGMPTDCVNLGIHGLIKRTPDLVVSGINRGGNLGDDITYSGTVAAAMEATLMGVPAFAISLVEGPYGYADFKPAARVAHGLSRLIATHGLPRDTFFNVNVPPGDPGEAVITRQGKRRYEDLVVENVDPRGRTYYWIGGGKPGFEDQAGTDFHAIEKGKTSLTPLHLDLTNYRAMEELHNWPLGALDV from the coding sequence TTGTTTATCCTGATCACCAATGATGACGGGATTCAGTCTCCCGGCATCATCTGTCTGGCTGATGAACTTTCAACTCTCGGCGAGATCGTTGTTGTCGCTCCCGACCGTGAACGCAGCGCAGTTGGTCATGCATTGACCCTGCATGCGCCGTTGCGTGCCGACGAAATACGGTCTGGCTGGTACGCCGTTGACGGAATGCCGACGGATTGCGTCAATCTCGGAATTCATGGACTCATAAAACGAACTCCCGATCTGGTTGTCTCGGGGATCAATCGCGGTGGCAACCTGGGTGACGATATCACCTATTCAGGGACCGTCGCCGCGGCTATGGAAGCGACCCTGATGGGCGTCCCGGCCTTCGCCATCTCCCTGGTGGAGGGGCCCTACGGGTATGCTGACTTCAAACCCGCCGCCAGGGTCGCCCACGGCCTGAGTCGCTTGATCGCCACTCACGGCCTGCCACGCGATACCTTTTTCAATGTCAATGTCCCCCCCGGCGATCCCGGCGAGGCGGTCATCACCCGACAGGGAAAACGGCGCTACGAAGATCTCGTGGTGGAGAACGTCGATCCCCGGGGCCGGACCTATTATTGGATCGGCGGCGGCAAGCCGGGGTTTGAAGATCAGGCCGGCACCGATTTTCACGCGATTGAAAAAGGGAAGACGTCTCTGACCCCCCTGCATCTCGACCTCACAAATTATCGCGCCATGGAGGAACTGCACAACTGGCCTCTCGGTGCCCTGGACGTCTGA
- a CDS encoding protein-L-isoaspartate(D-aspartate) O-methyltransferase, translating into MQFSIARRRMVDRQLRQRGITDPRVIQVMLEMPRHLFVEPALQSQAYSDYPLPIGQKQTISQPFMVATMSQALELEGDERVLEIGTGSGYQAAVLAKLCRRVFTVERIPELARQARRVFDELRLHNINLKVTDGTFGWEEQAPFDGIVVTAGAPDVPRTYLDQLADGGRLIIPVGDLGTQSLKRIIRRGSQFETESLLDCRFVPLLGEKGWHLPE; encoded by the coding sequence ATGCAGTTTTCCATTGCTCGCCGCCGCATGGTTGATCGCCAACTGAGACAGCGCGGCATTACCGACCCGCGGGTCATCCAGGTCATGCTGGAGATGCCGCGGCACCTATTTGTCGAACCGGCGCTGCAAAGTCAGGCCTACAGCGATTATCCCCTGCCCATAGGCCAGAAACAGACCATTTCTCAACCGTTCATGGTTGCCACCATGAGCCAGGCCCTGGAACTGGAAGGTGATGAACGGGTGCTTGAAATCGGTACCGGTTCGGGGTATCAGGCCGCGGTGCTGGCGAAACTCTGTCGACGGGTCTTTACCGTCGAACGCATCCCTGAACTCGCCCGCCAGGCCCGGCGGGTTTTTGATGAGCTGCGCTTGCACAATATCAATCTGAAGGTTACCGATGGTACCTTCGGTTGGGAAGAACAGGCCCCCTTTGACGGTATCGTCGTTACCGCCGGGGCTCCCGATGTGCCCCGGACCTATCTGGACCAGCTTGCCGATGGTGGTCGGTTGATTATCCCTGTCGGCGATCTTGGAACCCAGAGTCTCAAGAGGATTATCCGCCGCGGGTCACAGTTCGAAACGGAATCCCTGCTGGATTGCCGTTTTGTTCCATTACTTGGAGAAAAAGGATGGCACCTGCCCGAATAG
- a CDS encoding YqaA family protein has translation MKLFRNLYDWILHWADTPYGQPALFMLALVEASCFPVPPDILLIALSLSRPRRSFRFAAICLVGSTIGGILGYWLGVGAWDLLSRFFYEYIPGFTPEIFTRVQNLFSEYGFWAVFTAGFTPIPYKIFTIGAGVFQINFLVFVFASILSRGARFFLVGALIRHYGEPVKVFIDRYFNLLSILFVILLVGGFFAVKRFFH, from the coding sequence ATGAAACTGTTCCGCAATCTTTACGACTGGATTTTGCATTGGGCCGATACGCCTTACGGGCAACCGGCCCTCTTTATGCTGGCACTGGTCGAAGCCTCCTGCTTTCCCGTTCCCCCTGATATCCTGCTGATCGCTCTCAGTCTGTCACGACCGCGTCGCAGCTTTCGTTTCGCAGCCATCTGCCTGGTTGGATCGACCATCGGCGGTATTCTCGGGTACTGGCTCGGTGTCGGAGCCTGGGATCTGCTGAGTCGTTTTTTTTATGAATATATTCCAGGGTTCACCCCGGAGATTTTTACCCGGGTGCAGAATCTTTTTTCCGAGTACGGTTTCTGGGCGGTCTTTACCGCCGGTTTCACCCCCATCCCCTATAAAATTTTCACCATCGGAGCGGGGGTCTTTCAAATCAATTTCCTGGTTTTCGTTTTCGCTTCGATTCTCAGTCGTGGCGCCCGTTTTTTCCTGGTCGGCGCGTTGATTCGTCATTACGGTGAACCGGTAAAGGTCTTTATTGATCGTTATTTCAACCTGCTCAGCATTCTCTTTGTCATTCTGCTGGTGGGCGGATTTTTTGCTGTGAAAAGATTTTTCCACTGA
- a CDS encoding M23 family metallopeptidase: MQPGQTLYQISRTYGVEESYLARVNRISDPTRLAVGQRVFIPGATSVKHVPATVSLSRKAVSSGKPTRKRPAAAPGTGSGRQGKKPASVKSRKPATKSHHPQQDAGRTKTTGTPPPVRKGHFLWPARGRILKPFGGQGKNAGNGIEIAVRKGSPVHSAAAGKVIYSGNGISGYGNLIILQHDDSFYTVYGFNSKNLVEAGGFVSKGQKIALSGVPPSGGSPRLYFEVRYGKRPVNPIFYLP, from the coding sequence GTGCAGCCGGGGCAGACTCTCTACCAGATCAGTCGCACTTACGGGGTTGAAGAATCCTACCTCGCTCGTGTCAACCGGATTTCCGACCCGACCAGGCTGGCCGTCGGCCAACGCGTTTTTATCCCCGGGGCAACGTCCGTGAAACATGTGCCGGCGACGGTTTCCTTGTCCCGCAAAGCTGTTTCTTCAGGTAAACCCACCAGAAAACGCCCGGCGGCCGCCCCCGGCACCGGTTCCGGACGGCAAGGGAAAAAGCCGGCCTCCGTGAAATCCCGCAAGCCGGCGACGAAATCGCATCACCCTCAACAGGATGCCGGCAGGACGAAGACGACCGGGACTCCGCCACCCGTCCGCAAGGGACATTTCCTCTGGCCGGCGCGCGGTCGGATTCTCAAGCCATTCGGCGGGCAGGGGAAAAATGCCGGCAACGGCATTGAAATTGCCGTGCGCAAGGGCAGCCCGGTTCACAGCGCCGCTGCCGGCAAAGTGATTTACAGCGGCAACGGCATCAGCGGTTACGGCAACCTGATCATTCTGCAGCATGATGATTCCTTTTATACGGTTTATGGTTTCAACAGTAAAAACCTGGTCGAGGCCGGCGGTTTCGTCAGCAAGGGGCAGAAAATAGCTTTGTCCGGGGTTCCGCCCAGCGGTGGAAGCCCGCGACTTTACTTTGAAGTCCGCTATGGGAAACGCCCCGTCAATCCGATTTTTTACTTGCCATAA
- a CDS encoding sigma-70 family RNA polymerase sigma factor, with protein sequence MRPGVEDVPEPTVAQLKEEARREKTAADESHSDDAIKLYLKEIQKTNLLTAAEERELARRISTGDMAARDRMIESNLRLVVKIAKRYMNRGLPFLDLIEEGNMGLIKAVERFKLSKECRFSTYATWWIRQSIERALVNQSRTIRLPVHVSDDINKLIKVTRELVPKFRREPKVDEIASAMGVEPAYVNRLMVLVKKTYSIEHPMGENNDYSLMDTIEDASALNPLTLAEDLDRFNHVSEWMSTLSESEQEILSLRFGLNDREPQTLDTIGRKFGVTRERIRQIEAKSLDKLRRIMAEKRAAGQDPDED encoded by the coding sequence ATGCGACCCGGTGTCGAGGATGTCCCGGAACCGACGGTTGCGCAGTTGAAGGAAGAAGCTCGCCGGGAAAAAACCGCTGCGGATGAGAGCCATTCCGACGATGCCATCAAGCTTTATCTGAAGGAGATCCAGAAGACCAATCTCCTGACGGCGGCTGAAGAACGCGAACTGGCCCGCAGGATTTCGACCGGAGACATGGCGGCTCGGGATCGCATGATCGAGTCCAATCTGCGCCTGGTGGTCAAGATCGCCAAACGGTACATGAATCGCGGGTTGCCCTTCCTTGACCTGATCGAAGAAGGCAATATGGGGTTGATCAAGGCGGTCGAACGATTCAAGCTGAGCAAGGAATGCCGTTTTTCGACCTATGCCACCTGGTGGATAAGGCAGTCGATTGAACGGGCGCTGGTCAACCAGAGCCGAACGATTCGTCTGCCTGTCCATGTTTCCGACGATATCAACAAGCTGATCAAGGTCACCCGTGAACTGGTACCGAAATTCCGACGGGAGCCGAAGGTGGACGAGATCGCTTCGGCGATGGGCGTTGAACCGGCCTATGTCAATCGGTTGATGGTGCTGGTCAAGAAAACCTACTCCATCGAACATCCGATGGGAGAAAACAACGATTACAGCCTGATGGATACGATTGAGGATGCCTCAGCCCTCAATCCCCTGACCCTGGCTGAAGATCTCGACCGTTTCAACCATGTTTCGGAGTGGATGTCGACTCTCTCGGAAAGTGAGCAGGAAATCCTCAGCCTGCGTTTCGGTCTGAATGACCGTGAACCGCAGACGCTGGACACCATCGGCCGGAAATTCGGCGTAACGCGAGAACGCATCCGCCAGATTGAGGCCAAGAGTCTCGATAAGTTGAGACGCATCATGGCCGAAAAACGCGCCGCTGGGCAGGACCCGGATGAAGATTGA
- a CDS encoding adenine phosphoribosyltransferase, with protein MDELKRIIRDVPDFPKKGIVFKDITTLLADGRNFQRMIDLMAHRYLGQGIQKVVGVEARGFILGSALAYKLGTGIALVRKPGKLPWKTLRKTYELEYGTDTLEIHIDAFEPGEKVLIADDLLATGGTVAAVVDLVQQLQAEIVECAFLAELEFLQGRKRLPEGKVHSLLQF; from the coding sequence ATGGATGAGTTGAAAAGAATTATTCGCGATGTGCCCGATTTTCCCAAGAAGGGAATTGTTTTCAAGGACATCACCACGCTGCTGGCGGATGGTCGCAACTTCCAACGCATGATTGACCTGATGGCTCATCGTTATCTGGGACAGGGGATCCAGAAAGTTGTCGGCGTCGAGGCGCGTGGTTTCATCCTCGGTTCGGCACTTGCCTACAAGCTCGGTACTGGCATCGCCCTGGTCCGCAAGCCGGGAAAACTGCCGTGGAAAACCCTGCGGAAAACCTACGAACTTGAATATGGCACCGATACTCTTGAAATTCATATCGATGCTTTTGAACCGGGTGAGAAAGTTCTTATCGCTGACGATCTGCTGGCGACCGGCGGAACGGTTGCCGCGGTGGTTGACCTTGTGCAGCAACTGCAGGCAGAGATTGTTGAATGTGCCTTTCTGGCCGAACTTGAATTTCTTCAAGGTCGCAAACGCCTTCCTGAGGGTAAGGTCCACAGCCTTCTTCAATTCTGA
- a CDS encoding YcbK family protein has translation MKVFNRLTRREVLKAGVGAGLGLLLPLPVFAYADGDLTTERCLSLHNLHTGEVLKEIPYRTPQGYQKDALEALNYLLRDYRTGELKEIDPQLFDLLYGVQNRLGACAEFQVISGYRSPRTNELLRRRSRGVAKHSLHMLGKAIDIRLPGCDLSRLRAAAVAVKGGGVGYYPKSNFVHVDTGRVRYW, from the coding sequence TTGAAAGTTTTCAACAGGTTGACACGAAGAGAAGTTCTCAAGGCGGGGGTTGGCGCCGGCCTCGGCCTGCTGCTGCCGCTGCCGGTTTTTGCTTATGCTGACGGGGATTTGACGACCGAACGCTGCCTCAGCCTTCACAACCTGCATACCGGCGAGGTGTTGAAAGAGATCCCTTATCGAACTCCGCAGGGATATCAGAAAGATGCTCTTGAGGCTCTGAATTACCTGTTGCGGGATTATCGTACCGGGGAACTCAAGGAGATTGATCCGCAATTGTTCGATCTGCTCTACGGCGTTCAGAACCGTTTAGGTGCCTGTGCCGAATTCCAGGTCATTTCAGGTTACCGTTCCCCACGCACCAATGAACTTTTGCGCAGGCGCAGCCGCGGTGTCGCGAAACACAGCCTGCACATGCTGGGCAAGGCGATCGATATCCGGCTGCCCGGTTGTGACCTGTCCCGCCTGCGGGCGGCGGCCGTTGCCGTCAAGGGCGGAGGCGTCGGTTATTACCCGAAATCGAATTTTGTTCACGTCGATACCGGCCGCGTTCGCTACTGGTAG
- a CDS encoding AAA family ATPase has protein sequence MAKKIFVAATGQNCGKTTISLSLLHMARKKYERIGFIKPFGPKSARFEGRDVDMDAKLMARVYDLAGDISLMSPVVLETGDTRRILDGYIRPEALLERIVEAVRELEERVDYLVLEGAGHVGVGSVAGISNARVARAVEAPVLMVSGAGIGSAVDDICLNLALFDAEGADVKLVLPNKIRGRNRELVLHYLKQAMLPKGIAVQAGFNYSQILANPTLLTVSRLLDLELEGDSRQISRIVHHVQLGAASTQRVVDLLLPSTLLVVTSSRDELLVMLSTLYHMPEYFEKIAGIVITGVAPVSAITRKILEDSRIPYMRCEQRTTAEIFSRLENYVSKITAEDEEKINLVQKLAETELDFNAIDELFRI, from the coding sequence GTGGCCAAGAAGATTTTCGTCGCCGCCACCGGTCAGAATTGCGGCAAAACCACCATCAGTCTCTCCCTGCTGCACATGGCGCGTAAAAAATATGAGCGGATCGGGTTTATTAAACCCTTCGGCCCGAAAAGTGCCAGGTTTGAAGGGCGGGACGTCGATATGGATGCCAAGCTGATGGCCCGGGTCTATGACCTGGCCGGCGACATCAGCCTGATGTCTCCGGTTGTGCTTGAAACTGGAGATACCCGGCGCATCCTGGATGGCTATATCCGTCCCGAAGCCCTGCTGGAAAGAATCGTTGAGGCGGTCAGGGAGTTGGAGGAAAGAGTGGACTACCTGGTCCTTGAGGGCGCAGGTCATGTGGGCGTCGGTTCGGTTGCCGGCATCAGCAATGCCAGGGTCGCCCGTGCCGTGGAGGCTCCGGTGCTGATGGTCTCGGGGGCCGGTATCGGCAGTGCGGTTGATGACATCTGCCTCAACCTGGCGCTGTTCGATGCAGAAGGTGCGGATGTCAAACTGGTGCTGCCCAACAAGATCCGTGGTCGCAACCGCGAACTGGTGCTGCATTACCTGAAACAGGCGATGCTGCCGAAGGGCATTGCCGTACAGGCCGGATTCAACTATTCACAGATCCTGGCCAATCCGACCCTGCTGACCGTTTCCCGCCTGCTCGACCTTGAGCTTGAGGGCGATTCCCGGCAGATTTCGCGCATTGTGCACCATGTGCAGCTCGGGGCGGCGTCTACGCAGCGGGTTGTCGACCTGCTGTTGCCTTCGACCCTGCTGGTTGTGACCAGTAGTCGCGATGAACTTCTGGTCATGCTGTCGACCCTTTATCACATGCCCGAATATTTCGAAAAGATTGCCGGTATTGTCATTACCGGTGTTGCCCCCGTTTCCGCCATTACCCGGAAGATTCTCGAAGACAGCAGGATTCCATACATGCGCTGCGAACAACGAACCACGGCGGAAATATTTTCCCGACTGGAAAATTACGTCTCCAAGATAACTGCCGAGGACGAGGAAAAAATCAATCTCGTCCAGAAACTGGCCGAAACCGAACTTGACTTTAACGCCATCGATGAACTTTTCCGGATTTGA
- a CDS encoding ferritin family protein, which yields MIKQLEICAEIEETVSRVYSCLAEQLPTGSELRLIWEEMARDELEHARLLQFAQRFEPDKTYAGYHIAEDEARRLLVGVQETFDLVRMKTLSEREAVMALLKLEEDFMRVHLRLAVECLDPTMQETFNRLGKADETHVARLKEYSLRN from the coding sequence ATGATCAAACAACTCGAAATCTGTGCTGAAATTGAGGAAACCGTCAGCCGGGTTTATTCTTGCCTGGCCGAACAATTGCCGACGGGAAGTGAGCTGCGGTTGATCTGGGAAGAGATGGCCCGGGACGAACTGGAACATGCCCGGCTGTTGCAGTTCGCCCAGCGGTTTGAGCCCGATAAAACGTACGCCGGTTATCATATCGCCGAGGATGAGGCCCGTCGGCTGCTGGTGGGGGTTCAGGAAACTTTCGACCTGGTGAGGATGAAAACACTGAGTGAACGGGAAGCGGTCATGGCGCTGTTGAAACTGGAAGAGGATTTCATGCGGGTGCATCTCCGCCTGGCCGTTGAGTGTCTGGATCCGACGATGCAGGAAACCTTCAACCGGCTGGGCAAGGCGGATGAAACCCATGTCGCCCGTCTCAAAGAATACTCTCTGCGCAACTGA